A DNA window from Ranitomeya imitator isolate aRanImi1 chromosome 2, aRanImi1.pri, whole genome shotgun sequence contains the following coding sequences:
- the LOC138662599 gene encoding 5'-nucleotidase domain-containing protein 2-like: protein MAAVMYRLLRGSSWRSASAAYSTSTDVAPGPAAVSPAQPNSSSGSPSPAQPHLPQPSAPTLGRRFSSSIAPQIDSKSFLWSRYGEMKKLVQDLLPPGVCNLLNSSTIYANNEVCLGDIEIYGFDYDYTLALYSNALHSMIFNTARDILVEQYKYPAGILKYEYLPNFAVRGLHYDMNKGLLMKIDAYHYIELGTVYRGLKPVPDEEVIELYQGTHHIPLHQVSGFYGKGPAIKQYMDIFSLPEMTLLAVANDFFLSNDIDYDPVHLYKDVTDAIRDVHIKGFMYKWIMADLEKYILRGDETYAVLHRLASEGRKLFLITNSPFSFVDKGMKYMVGKDWRDFFDVVIVQADKPHFFNDCIKPFRRVDGNGDLKWDRITKLEKGQVYKQGNLFDFLRLTGWRGSKVLYFGDHLYSDLADLMLRHGWRTGAIVPELESETKIVNTEQYSQSLTWMQALTGLLERMQNFRDPVSQQILQDWMKERQELRAVTKNLFNPQFGSIFRTCHNPTYFSRRLCRFSDVYMASISCLLNYDLNYTFFPRRTPLQHEAPLWMDQLCTGCMKTPFLEEMAHIR, encoded by the exons ATGGCGGCTGTGATGTACCGGCTGCTGCGCGGCTCCTCCTGGAGGTCAGCGTCGGCTGCATACAGCACAAGCACGGATGTCGCCCCCGGTCCTGCTGCCGTCTCCCCCGCCCAGCCCAACTCCTCCTCGGGGTCTCCTTCCCCGGCTCAGCCTCATCTCCCCCAACCCAGTGCCCCCACTCTTGGCCGCCGCTTCTCCTCATCCATCGCCCCCCAGATCGACAGCAAAAGCTTCTTGTGGTCCCGGTACGGGGAGATGAAGAAACTGGTGCAAG ACCTCCTACCTCCCGGGGTGTGTAACCTCCTGAACTCCTCCACCATCTACGCTAACAATGAAGTATGTCTCGGAGACATAGAGATCTATGGCTTTGACTATGACTATACGTTGGCGCTGTACTCTAATGCATTGCACTCCATGATCTTCAACACGGCCAGGGACATCCTGGTGGAGCAGTACAAG TACCCAGCGGGAATCTTGAAGTATGAATATCTACCCAATTTTGCCGTCCGAGGGCTGCACTACGACATGAATAAG GGGCTGCTGATGAAGATAGACGCCTACCACTACATCGAGCTGGGCACAGTATACAG GGGCCTGAAGCCGGTCCCTGATGAGGAGGTGATTGAGCTGTACCAGGGAACACACCACATCCCACTGCACCAGGTCAGCGGGTTCTACGGCAAG GGTCCCGCTATTAAACAGTACATGGACATCTTCTCTCTGCCTGAGATGACCCTCCTGGCCGTGGCCAATGACTTTTTCCTCAGCAATGACATTGACTACGATCCCGTCCATCTCTACAAGGATGTCACG GATGCCATCCGCGACGTTCACATTAAGGGATTTATGTACAAGTGGATCATGGCGGATCTCG AGAAGTACATCCTCCGAGGGGACGAGACGTACGCCGTCCTGCACCGCTTGGCCAGTGAGGGCAGGAAGCTTTTCCTCATCACCAACAGCCCTTTCAGTTTTGT AGATAAAGGCATGAAGTACATGGTGGGCAAGGACTGGAGGGACTTCTTTGATGTTGTGATTGTTCAAGCGGACAAACCCCATTTCTTCAATGACTGCATTAA ACCCTTCCGCCGAGTGGATGGGAACGGGGACCTGAAGTGGGACAGGATTACCAAACTGGAGAAGGGGCAAGTCTACAAACAG GGTAACTTGTTCGATTTCCTTCGACTGACCGGCTGGCGAGGGTCCAAGGTGCTGTATTTTGGTGACCACCTGTATAGTGATCTGGCC GATCTGATGCTACGTCATGGATGGAGGACGGGAGCGATTGTGCCGGAGTTGGAATCCGAAACCAAGATTGTCAATACAGAGCAATACTCGCAGTCCTTGACTTGGATGCAGGCGCTCACTGGACTGCTTGAGCGCATGCAG AATTTCCGTGACCCGGTGTCCCAGCAGATTCTTCAAGACTGGATGAAGGAGCGGCAGGAGCTCAG AGCCGTGACCAAGAACCTATTTAACCCCCAGTTTGGCAGCATCTTCCGCACCTGCCACAACCCCACGTACTTCTCCCGCCGCCTCTGCCGTTTCTCTGACGTGTATATGGCGTCCATCAGCTGCCTCCTCAACTACGACCTGAACTATACATTCTTCCCTCGCCGCACCCCATTACAGCACGAGGCGCCTCTCTGGATGGACCAGCTGTGCACCGGCTGCATGAAGACGCCCTTCCTGGAGGAGATGGCCCACATCCGCTAG